From Simonsiella muelleri ATCC 29453:
ACAAATCCCGAACAACTTTTCGCCATGGGTTACGCAGCATGTTTTGACAGCGCAATGAACCACGTTGCTCCATCGTTGGGCTTAAAACCAAGCAAATCCAGTACTTCGGTGGCAGTTGGTATCGGTCAAAAAGCAGACGGTGCATTTGGTTTGGACATTGACATCACAATTACAGTGGAGGGTTTGAGCGTGGACGATGCCAAAAAATTAATTAGTAAATCCCACGAAGTTTGCCCATATTCCAACGCCACACGCGGTAATTTGGACGTTCGCTTGCACGTTAAAGTCATTGAAGCATTCGATTTGTAATTTTGATGATTTCAGGCAGCTTGAAAGTTAGAACCTGTGTTCATCATCTTAATATAGTGGATTAAATTTAGATTAGGACAAGGCGACAACGACCGCCGTGTACACCTAGTACATAAGGGAGTTGGCAACGCTGTACTAATCTAAATTTAATTCACTATAGCTTGCTTTTATCGCCACTTCATGCACCTACTGCGTTGGCTTAAAAAGCCGCCTTGTATTCGCAATAGATTGTCAATAAAATCAAGTTATCAACCTTACGGACACAGGTTCTCAAATTGATTGTGATAAAATATAGTCGTTTAAAGTTTAAAATGAGCAACTGCAACCACTATTATGGGGGCGGACAACGCAGTAATATTTTTTAATTTTAAACGACTATAACACGCAATTAAGAACCTCTATTCACTTTCAGGCTGCCTTTTGATATTCAACCTATGTACGAACAATTAAAATTAGATAATCAAATTTGTTTCCCACTTTACGCGCTTTCCAAAGAAATCACGCGTC
This genomic window contains:
- a CDS encoding organic hydroperoxide resistance protein, with the protein product MKIFYHTSATATGGRDGHTQVDDGSIGFDLVGFQNESGKVGTNPEQLFAMGYAACFDSAMNHVAPSLGLKPSKSSTSVAVGIGQKADGAFGLDIDITITVEGLSVDDAKKLISKSHEVCPYSNATRGNLDVRLHVKVIEAFDL